From the Pirellulales bacterium genome, one window contains:
- a CDS encoding IS630 family transposase, translating into MVWIDETGIFLSPVVRRTWAPQGETPILRTRTRHHRHLSVIGAISISPRRRRLGWYLNFHAEGSIRQEQVIVFLQQLMRHLRGDVFLIWDRLNAHRGKAVRKFLDRHPRLHVAYLPAYAPELNPNEYGWNHLKGHSLGNYCPDNVQELHQTVKKTVRKLQSRQALLRGFVKATHLPLRLAG; encoded by the coding sequence TTGGTTTGGATCGACGAAACAGGCATTTTCTTGAGCCCCGTGGTGCGGCGAACGTGGGCGCCCCAAGGCGAAACTCCGATTCTGCGCACGCGAACACGCCACCACCGCCATCTGTCGGTGATCGGCGCGATCTCGATCTCGCCGCGTCGTCGCCGGCTGGGTTGGTACTTGAACTTTCATGCCGAGGGATCCATTCGTCAGGAACAAGTGATCGTGTTTCTGCAACAACTGATGCGGCATCTGCGTGGGGACGTGTTTTTGATCTGGGATCGTTTGAATGCTCATCGCGGGAAAGCGGTTCGTAAATTTCTCGATCGCCATCCCCGCCTGCATGTCGCGTATTTGCCAGCTTACGCGCCCGAACTGAATCCCAATGAATACGGTTGGAATCACCTCAAAGGTCACTCGCTGGGCAACTATTGTCCCGACAATGTGCAGGAACTGCATCAGACGGTCAAAAAAACGGTTCGTAAATTACAAAGCCGGCAAGCACTCCTCCGCGGTTTCGTAAAGGCCACTCATTTACCACTTCGCCTCGCAGGTTGA
- a CDS encoding DUF4416 family protein, whose protein sequence is MGQANQAAPVLSILAAFSRHEQALAWARETAEAHWGPMALASPAFEFTETEYYTTTMGAGLKKQFFAFEQLIDPARLVDFKLQSNQWEAQYAALEKHAELRPLNLDPGYITLAKLVLASTKDHSHRIYLGRGIFAEITLSFRSGGWQPSEWTYPDYRRADFQRFFDDCRAYLKGIGGKR, encoded by the coding sequence ATGGGTCAAGCAAATCAGGCTGCGCCGGTACTGTCAATTCTCGCTGCATTCAGCCGGCATGAGCAGGCATTGGCTTGGGCGCGCGAAACGGCCGAAGCGCACTGGGGGCCGATGGCGCTGGCGAGCCCGGCGTTTGAGTTTACCGAGACCGAGTATTACACCACCACGATGGGCGCCGGCCTGAAAAAACAATTCTTCGCGTTTGAACAGTTGATCGATCCGGCCCGGCTCGTCGACTTCAAGCTGCAATCGAACCAGTGGGAAGCACAATACGCCGCTTTGGAAAAGCACGCCGAACTGCGGCCTCTGAATTTGGATCCCGGTTACATTACGCTAGCCAAATTGGTGCTGGCCTCCACGAAAGACCACTCGCACCGAATTTATTTGGGCCGGGGAATTTTTGCGGAAATCACGCTCTCATTTCGTAGCGGCGGTTGGCAACCGAGTGAATGGACATATCCCGATTATCGCCGGGCCGATTTCCAGCGCTTTTTTGACGACTGCCGGGCGTATTTAAAAGGGATAGGCGGCAAGCGGTAA
- a CDS encoding winged helix-turn-helix domain-containing protein, giving the protein MKTPGTSEQRISQRLRAMALVQQGLSSAHVADRLGVDPRTVRRWKRAYRRRGEAGLRVKTAPGRQPRLTGNQRRSLVQRLLKGAITQGFATDLWTCPRIKRLIEREYQVSYHVDYIPWVMKSLGFTVQKPERQARERNEPAIRRWIERDWPRIKKRQLNFKAGWFGSTKQAFS; this is encoded by the coding sequence ATGAAAACTCCTGGAACGTCAGAACAACGTATCAGCCAACGTCTTCGTGCGATGGCTTTGGTTCAACAAGGATTGAGTTCGGCCCACGTGGCGGATCGATTGGGCGTCGATCCCAGGACGGTACGTCGTTGGAAGCGAGCTTACCGGCGACGCGGCGAAGCGGGGTTGCGTGTGAAGACGGCGCCCGGTCGGCAACCGCGTTTGACGGGAAACCAACGTCGCAGCTTGGTGCAACGCTTGCTGAAAGGCGCTATCACTCAAGGCTTTGCCACCGACTTGTGGACCTGTCCGCGGATCAAGCGACTGATCGAACGAGAGTACCAAGTCAGTTACCATGTCGATTACATTCCTTGGGTGATGAAATCGTTGGGCTTTACCGTCCAAAAGCCCGAACGCCAGGCGCGGGAACGGAACGAACCTGCCATTCGGCGCTGGATCGAACGCGACTGGCCGCGGATCAAAAAAAGGCAGCTCAACTTCAAGGCTGGTTGGTTTGGATCGACGAAACAGGCATTTTCTTGA
- a CDS encoding antitoxin family protein has product MELANSKSPIVAEIRDGQIIPLQPVTLPEGAKVLVTPLPSDEEHFWQEASHSSLAAVWANEQDDVYAQLFEK; this is encoded by the coding sequence ATGGAACTTGCCAATTCAAAATCGCCAATTGTGGCCGAAATACGCGACGGCCAAATTATTCCCTTACAGCCGGTTACGTTGCCGGAAGGCGCAAAAGTATTGGTGACACCGTTGCCCTCGGACGAGGAACACTTCTGGCAAGAAGCATCGCATTCCTCGCTGGCCGCGGTTTGGGCAAATGAACAGGACGACGTCTATGCCCAACTTTTCGAAAAATGA
- the proS gene encoding proline--tRNA ligase yields MAKPPKNAISPTREEDYPEWYQQVVRAADLAEISPVRGCMVIKPWGYAIWENIQKALDRMFKETGHQNAYFPLFIPLSYLEKEAAHVEGFAKECAVVTHHRLEAGPNGGLVPTAPLEEPLVVRPTSETIIGAMYAKWVQSYRDLPILINQWANVVRWEMRTRLFLRTTEFLWQEGHTAHATQQEAVEETLKMLDVYATFAQDYMAMPVIRGEKTAGERFPGAVNTYAIEAMMQDRKALQAGTSHFLGQNFSKAQEIKFLSSEGREEFCWTTSWGVSTRLIGGLIMTHADDDGLVLPPRLAPAHVVIMPIFRNDEEKTTVMDFCRKLESELKAQAYDGEPVRVIMDARDLRGGDKVWQHIKRGVPLRLEIGPRDVAGNAVFLARRDKPGEKGGVPRAEFVANVGKMLAEMQTNLFQRALAYREANTRKIDKLEEFKAWFTPKNAEQPEIHGGFALCHVCESPEVEKTLADLKVSIRCLPVEGALAGCKPEPGKCIFTGQPSSRRAVLAKAY; encoded by the coding sequence ATGGCCAAGCCGCCGAAAAATGCGATTAGCCCCACGCGGGAAGAAGATTATCCGGAATGGTATCAGCAGGTGGTGCGCGCGGCCGACCTGGCGGAGATTTCGCCGGTGCGCGGCTGCATGGTCATTAAGCCCTGGGGCTATGCCATTTGGGAGAACATTCAAAAAGCGCTGGACCGCATGTTCAAAGAGACGGGGCATCAGAACGCGTACTTCCCGCTCTTCATTCCGCTCAGTTATTTGGAAAAGGAAGCCGCTCACGTTGAAGGCTTCGCCAAAGAGTGCGCCGTGGTGACGCACCATCGATTAGAAGCCGGGCCCAACGGCGGGCTGGTGCCGACCGCTCCGCTGGAGGAGCCGCTAGTGGTGCGACCCACGAGCGAAACCATCATCGGGGCCATGTATGCCAAGTGGGTACAATCGTACCGCGACTTGCCGATTCTCATCAATCAATGGGCCAATGTCGTGCGCTGGGAAATGCGCACCCGGCTGTTTTTGCGCACCACGGAGTTTTTGTGGCAGGAAGGGCACACGGCCCATGCCACGCAGCAGGAAGCGGTGGAAGAAACGTTAAAAATGCTCGACGTGTACGCCACCTTCGCCCAAGATTACATGGCCATGCCGGTAATCCGCGGCGAGAAAACCGCCGGCGAGCGTTTTCCCGGCGCTGTCAATACCTACGCCATTGAAGCCATGATGCAGGACCGCAAGGCGCTGCAGGCGGGCACATCGCACTTTTTGGGGCAGAATTTTTCCAAGGCGCAGGAAATTAAATTTCTATCCAGCGAAGGGCGCGAGGAATTTTGCTGGACCACCTCCTGGGGCGTCAGCACGCGGCTGATCGGCGGATTGATTATGACCCATGCCGACGATGACGGGCTGGTTCTGCCGCCGCGGTTGGCCCCGGCGCACGTGGTCATTATGCCGATTTTCCGCAACGACGAGGAAAAAACCACCGTGATGGATTTCTGTCGCAAGTTGGAATCCGAACTCAAAGCCCAAGCCTACGACGGCGAGCCGGTGCGTGTGATTATGGATGCCCGCGATTTGCGCGGCGGCGACAAAGTCTGGCAGCACATTAAGCGCGGCGTGCCGCTGCGGCTGGAAATTGGCCCGCGCGATGTGGCCGGCAACGCTGTATTTTTAGCCCGCCGCGATAAGCCTGGCGAAAAAGGAGGCGTGCCGCGGGCGGAATTTGTGGCCAACGTTGGCAAAATGCTTGCCGAAATGCAGACGAATTTATTTCAACGAGCCTTGGCGTATCGAGAAGCCAACACGCGAAAAATCGACAAGCTGGAGGAGTTCAAAGCCTGGTTCACGCCGAAGAACGCCGAGCAGCCCGAAATTCACGGTGGGTTTGCCCTGTGCCACGTGTGTGAAAGCCCGGAGGTGGAAAAAACACTCGCCGATCTCAAAGTCAGCATCCGCTGTCTGCCCGTGGAGGGTGCGTTGGCCGGCTGCAAACCCGAGCCGGGCAAATGCATTTTCACGGGCCAACCCAGCTCCCGCCGCGCCGTCCTGGCCAAAGCGTATTGA